A DNA window from Drosophila pseudoobscura strain MV-25-SWS-2005 chromosome 2, UCI_Dpse_MV25, whole genome shotgun sequence contains the following coding sequences:
- the PEK gene encoding eukaryotic translation initiation factor 2-alpha kinase isoform X3, with amino-acid sequence MRLLYITTLDGRLSALDIAKSGKLRWSVPTGPGPLISSSIHRLELTNNGQFVRMIPSLSGGIYKFDGDSIDPIPITAEHLLSSSAKFSDDLVISGGKETRTYGVSARTGQLLYECSINGCVNVTAEGRAINDTIEDVKEEPLPDDAADDDDHIRDEAGYIVAHDPLLDDVIVVRRQTQTVRAVESRTGIERWNFSVGQHELDMVRASECHMQPRDELELAVLDVDIKVVVPEGIICAFSKSNPHDMLWKYKFDHPIVSAWNTNADDELKAIDLFSSAQWLWDQDEDELLNNRPTSAPSIYLGMYDKQLYIQESIRLRQEIMDQTQVYQQLTGDTSLMPKIPWKPIAASSHSLVIFQANQIDPEVIGEEPPTQGNELVPYDDQNFAVAAQSVLNASEFVNGNGYYFFTGSTELEGPSECGTNETPTGLPAIEAPPSSGSNKTGGVDATGNHSINDDLGFSLDDIDAPVKVVILSLWFWWKEIVVIAFTSAVILNIFMGQRNQRVEREYLVIERHVPVQTAIEATEASTQALLGPVVPMSHYHQQHQRPGNRFSFPGSGNTQRSLSESTTHSGEHYTSRFQTDFDLMTCLGRGGFGVVFEAKNKLDENHYAVKRITLPNKESSRQRVLREARTLASCEHHNIVRYFHSWTETPPIGWQEEEDRKLLAHELSTSIQIETPDESTFPSLADQFQEKRQQQLLSWVSDAANSTACSHDFHGNGDTGLRNIKEEYDDDEEEDSLIEFRSESRSAALRAGVQQDDDDDEDDDDDDDESKREGPLHRSSVSIDIHSASFDLKNINYSQHPLVSNSFQIESVRSKGNVSDDAGDSDRLRKKPLTLALAQNHNNNPHQPNGSHGTPPSATMQNGVVAKPSKVYLYIQMQLCRKESLRDWLRENRTEARASHIADIFHQIVDAVDYVHLKGLIHRDLKPSNIFFSQDGKIKIGDFGLVTDMADIPNLVAKCGDQSGLPSCARHTQQVGTHLYMSPEQLLGRHYDYRVDIYSLGLIFFELHVYFCTEMERIKTMRALREGQYPKDFANNYPGQYELLQQMLSADPEQRPQTKQLKNQLHDILKLPVHLADGRSEQAALAEAARRLSRSRTFSSSSDHQQHQKH; translated from the exons ATGCG ACTCCTCTACATAACAACTCTAGATGGACGACTGAGCGCTTTGGATATAGCCAAGTCTGGTAAGCTGCGCTGGAGTGTGCCCACTGGACCTGGACCACTGATCTCATCGAGCATCCATCGCTTGGAACTGACGAACAATGGGCAATTCGTCCGCATGATTCCCTCGCTCAGTGGTGGGATATACAAATTCGATGGCGACTCCATAGATCCCATACCCATTACAGCGGAACATTTGCTTAGTTCCAGTGCCAAGTTTAGCGACGATCTGGTCATATCTGGTGGCAAGGAGACCCGCACATATGGCGTCTCTGCCCGTACCGGTCAGCTGCTCTACGAATGCTCTATAAATGGCTGTGTTAATGTCACGGCTGAGGGACGTGCCATTAACGACACTATCGAGGACGTCAAAGAGGAGCCGTTGCCCGACGATgcagctgatgatgatgaccaCATTAGAGATGAGGCTGGCTATATTGTGGCCCATGATCCGCTGCTGGACGATGTTATTGTGGTGCGCCGCCAAACGCAGACTGTTCGTGCCGTGGAATCCCGCACGGGCATAGAACGCTGGAATTTTAGCGTCGGTCAGCACGAACTGGATATGGTGCGGGCCTCAGAGTGTCATATGCAGCCCCGcgacgagctggagctggccgtGCTAGATGTGGATATCAAAGTGGTGGTGCCGGAGGGCATCATCTGCGCTTTCAGCAAAAGCAATCCCCACGACATGCTCTGGAAGTATAAG TTCGATCATCCCATTGTGAGTGCTTGGAATACCAATGCCGACGACGAACTGAAGGCCATTGATTTGTTCAGCTCGGCCCAGTGGTTGTGGGACCAGGATGAGGACGAGCTACTCAACAACAGACCAACAAGCGCGCCCTCCATATATCTGGGGATGTATGACAAGCAGCTGTACATACAGGAGTCGATCCGGCTACGCCAGGAGATAATGGACCAGACGCAGGTCTACCAGCAGCTGACAGGAGATACCAGTCTCATGCCCAAGATACCCTGGAAGCCCATAGCAGCCAGTAGCCATTCCCTGGTGATCTTCCAGGCGAACCAGATAGATCCCGAGGTAATTGGCGAAGAGCCGCCCACCCAGGGAAACGAACTAGTGCCATATGATGATCAGaattttgctgtggctgcccAGTCCGTGCTGAATGCATCGGAGTTTGTGAATGGCAACGGATATTACTTCTTCACTGGATCCACTGAACTGGAGGGACCCTCGGAGTGTGGCACGAACGAAACACCCACTGGACTGCCCGCCATTGAGGCGCCACCCTCTTCCGGCAGCAACAAAACTGGGGGAGTCGATGCCACCGGAAATCACAGCATCAATGATGATCTGGGCTTCAGCTTAGACGATATCGATGCTCCGGTGAAGGTTGTCATCCTGTCGCTGTGGTTCTGGTGGAAGGAGATTGTGGTTATTGCTTTCACCTCGGCGGTTATCCTGAACATCTTCATGGGACAACGGAATCAGCGTGTGGAACGCGAGTATTTGGTGATTGAACGGCATGTGCCGGTACAGACAGCCATCGAGGCGACTGAGGCATCCACTCAGGCGCTTCTCGGACCCGTTGTGCCAATGTCACATtatcatcagcagcaccagcgtCCTGGCAACCGTTTTAGCTTTCCGGGCAGTGGAAATACACAGCGTTCGCTATCCGAGTCCACAACACACTCGGGTGAGCATTACACCTCACGTTTCCAGACCGATTTTGATCTGATGACATGCCTGGGTCGCGGCGGGTTCGGTGTGGTATTCGAGGCCAAGAATAAGCTGGATGAGAATCACTATGCCGTCAAGCGGATAACGCTGCCAAATAAGGAGTCATCCCGGCAGCGGGTGTTGCGTGAGGCACGCACTCTGGCCAGCTGTGAGCACCATAATATTGTGCGTTACTTTCAT TCCTGGACCGAAACCCCACCCATTGgttggcaggaggaggaagatCGTAAGCTGCTGGCCCATGAGCTCTCAACTTCCATACAAATCGAAACGCCCGACGAGAGCACATTCCCCTCACTGGCCGATCAGTTTCAGgagaagcggcagcaacagcttTTGTCCTGGGTCTCGGATGCTGCCAATAGCACAGCCTGCAGCCATGACTTTCACGGCAATGGAGATACTGGACTACGAAACATCAAGGAGGAGTATGATGACGATGAAGAAGAGGACTCGCTTATTGAGTTTCGCAGTGAGTCGCGCTCGGCAGCATTGCGAGCAGGTGTTCAGcaggacgatgatgacgatgaggacgacgatgatgatgatgatgagagtAAGAGGGAAGGACCACTACATCGCAGCTCCGTGTCTATTGATATCCACTCTGCGTCGTTCGATTTGAAGAACATCAACTACTCGCAGCATCCGCTGGTTTCGAACTCTTTTCAAATCGAATCCGTACGCTCCAAGGGCAATGTCAGTGACGATGCCGGGGACTCCGATAGGCTGCGAAAGAAACCACTCactctggccctggcccagAATCACAATAACAATCCTCATCAGCCAAATGGCAGCCATGGCACACCTCCGAGTGCCACCATGCAGAATGGAGTGGTGGCCAAGCCCAGTAAGGTTTATCTCTACATCCAGATGCAACTTTGCCGTAAGGAAAGCCTTCGCGACTGGCTGCGTGAGAATCGGACCGAGGCTCGGGCCTCGCACATTGCCGACATCTTCCATCAGATCGTTGATGCCGTGGACTATGTGCACCTGAAGGGTCTCATTCATCGTGATCTGAAGCCAAGCAATATATTCTTTTCGCAGGATGGCAAAATTAAAATTGGTGACTTTGGCCTGGTCACCGACATGGCGGACATACCCAATCTGGTAGCCAAGTGTGGCGATCAGAGTGGCCTTCCTTCGTGTGCTCGGCACACGCAGCAGGTGGGAACCCACCTGTACATGTCGCCTGAGCAGCTGCTGGGCCGCCACTACGACTACCGAGTGGATATCTATTCTCTCGGCTTGATCTTCTTCGAGCTTCACGTGTACTTCTGCACTGAAATGGAGCGGATCAAGACAATGCGGGCCCTGCGAGAGGGCCAGTACCCGAAAGACTTTGCCAACAATTACCCCGGACAGTATGAGCTGCTACAGCAAATGCTGTCTGCCGATCCCGAACAGCGGCCACAGACGAAGCAGCTGAAGAATCAGCTGCATGATATTCTGAAATTGCCCGTCCACCTGGCAGACGGACGCAGCGAGCAGGCGGCTCTGGCTGAGGCAGCCCGTCGCTTGAGTCGCAGCCGCACCTTCAGCAGCTCCAGCgatcatcagcagcatcagaagcATTAG
- the PEK gene encoding eukaryotic translation initiation factor 2-alpha kinase isoform X2 — protein MNQLAIKLNLLFRLLYITTLDGRLSALDIAKSGKLRWSVPTGPGPLISSSIHRLELTNNGQFVRMIPSLSGGIYKFDGDSIDPIPITAEHLLSSSAKFSDDLVISGGKETRTYGVSARTGQLLYECSINGCVNVTAEGRAINDTIEDVKEEPLPDDAADDDDHIRDEAGYIVAHDPLLDDVIVVRRQTQTVRAVESRTGIERWNFSVGQHELDMVRASECHMQPRDELELAVLDVDIKVVVPEGIICAFSKSNPHDMLWKYKFDHPIVSAWNTNADDELKAIDLFSSAQWLWDQDEDELLNNRPTSAPSIYLGMYDKQLYIQESIRLRQEIMDQTQVYQQLTGDTSLMPKIPWKPIAASSHSLVIFQANQIDPEVIGEEPPTQGNELVPYDDQNFAVAAQSVLNASEFVNGNGYYFFTGSTELEGPSECGTNETPTGLPAIEAPPSSGSNKTGGVDATGNHSINDDLGFSLDDIDAPVKVVILSLWFWWKEIVVIAFTSAVILNIFMGQRNQRVEREYLVIERHVPVQTAIEATEASTQALLGPVVPMSHYHQQHQRPGNRFSFPGSGNTQRSLSESTTHSGEHYTSRFQTDFDLMTCLGRGGFGVVFEAKNKLDENHYAVKRITLPNKESSRQRVLREARTLASCEHHNIVRYFHSWTETPPIGWQEEEDRKLLAHELSTSIQIETPDESTFPSLADQFQEKRQQQLLSWVSDAANSTACSHDFHGNGDTGLRNIKEEYDDDEEEDSLIEFRSESRSAALRAGVQQDDDDDEDDDDDDDESKREGPLHRSSVSIDIHSASFDLKNINYSQHPLVSNSFQIESVRSKGNVSDDAGDSDRLRKKPLTLALAQNHNNNPHQPNGSHGTPPSATMQNGVVAKPSKVYLYIQMQLCRKESLRDWLRENRTEARASHIADIFHQIVDAVDYVHLKGLIHRDLKPSNIFFSQDGKIKIGDFGLVTDMADIPNLVAKCGDQSGLPSCARHTQQVGTHLYMSPEQLLGRHYDYRVDIYSLGLIFFELHVYFCTEMERIKTMRALREGQYPKDFANNYPGQYELLQQMLSADPEQRPQTKQLKNQLHDILKLPVHLADGRSEQAALAEAARRLSRSRTFSSSSDHQQHQKH, from the exons ATGAATCAATTAGcgataaaattaaatttgttgtttag ACTCCTCTACATAACAACTCTAGATGGACGACTGAGCGCTTTGGATATAGCCAAGTCTGGTAAGCTGCGCTGGAGTGTGCCCACTGGACCTGGACCACTGATCTCATCGAGCATCCATCGCTTGGAACTGACGAACAATGGGCAATTCGTCCGCATGATTCCCTCGCTCAGTGGTGGGATATACAAATTCGATGGCGACTCCATAGATCCCATACCCATTACAGCGGAACATTTGCTTAGTTCCAGTGCCAAGTTTAGCGACGATCTGGTCATATCTGGTGGCAAGGAGACCCGCACATATGGCGTCTCTGCCCGTACCGGTCAGCTGCTCTACGAATGCTCTATAAATGGCTGTGTTAATGTCACGGCTGAGGGACGTGCCATTAACGACACTATCGAGGACGTCAAAGAGGAGCCGTTGCCCGACGATgcagctgatgatgatgaccaCATTAGAGATGAGGCTGGCTATATTGTGGCCCATGATCCGCTGCTGGACGATGTTATTGTGGTGCGCCGCCAAACGCAGACTGTTCGTGCCGTGGAATCCCGCACGGGCATAGAACGCTGGAATTTTAGCGTCGGTCAGCACGAACTGGATATGGTGCGGGCCTCAGAGTGTCATATGCAGCCCCGcgacgagctggagctggccgtGCTAGATGTGGATATCAAAGTGGTGGTGCCGGAGGGCATCATCTGCGCTTTCAGCAAAAGCAATCCCCACGACATGCTCTGGAAGTATAAG TTCGATCATCCCATTGTGAGTGCTTGGAATACCAATGCCGACGACGAACTGAAGGCCATTGATTTGTTCAGCTCGGCCCAGTGGTTGTGGGACCAGGATGAGGACGAGCTACTCAACAACAGACCAACAAGCGCGCCCTCCATATATCTGGGGATGTATGACAAGCAGCTGTACATACAGGAGTCGATCCGGCTACGCCAGGAGATAATGGACCAGACGCAGGTCTACCAGCAGCTGACAGGAGATACCAGTCTCATGCCCAAGATACCCTGGAAGCCCATAGCAGCCAGTAGCCATTCCCTGGTGATCTTCCAGGCGAACCAGATAGATCCCGAGGTAATTGGCGAAGAGCCGCCCACCCAGGGAAACGAACTAGTGCCATATGATGATCAGaattttgctgtggctgcccAGTCCGTGCTGAATGCATCGGAGTTTGTGAATGGCAACGGATATTACTTCTTCACTGGATCCACTGAACTGGAGGGACCCTCGGAGTGTGGCACGAACGAAACACCCACTGGACTGCCCGCCATTGAGGCGCCACCCTCTTCCGGCAGCAACAAAACTGGGGGAGTCGATGCCACCGGAAATCACAGCATCAATGATGATCTGGGCTTCAGCTTAGACGATATCGATGCTCCGGTGAAGGTTGTCATCCTGTCGCTGTGGTTCTGGTGGAAGGAGATTGTGGTTATTGCTTTCACCTCGGCGGTTATCCTGAACATCTTCATGGGACAACGGAATCAGCGTGTGGAACGCGAGTATTTGGTGATTGAACGGCATGTGCCGGTACAGACAGCCATCGAGGCGACTGAGGCATCCACTCAGGCGCTTCTCGGACCCGTTGTGCCAATGTCACATtatcatcagcagcaccagcgtCCTGGCAACCGTTTTAGCTTTCCGGGCAGTGGAAATACACAGCGTTCGCTATCCGAGTCCACAACACACTCGGGTGAGCATTACACCTCACGTTTCCAGACCGATTTTGATCTGATGACATGCCTGGGTCGCGGCGGGTTCGGTGTGGTATTCGAGGCCAAGAATAAGCTGGATGAGAATCACTATGCCGTCAAGCGGATAACGCTGCCAAATAAGGAGTCATCCCGGCAGCGGGTGTTGCGTGAGGCACGCACTCTGGCCAGCTGTGAGCACCATAATATTGTGCGTTACTTTCAT TCCTGGACCGAAACCCCACCCATTGgttggcaggaggaggaagatCGTAAGCTGCTGGCCCATGAGCTCTCAACTTCCATACAAATCGAAACGCCCGACGAGAGCACATTCCCCTCACTGGCCGATCAGTTTCAGgagaagcggcagcaacagcttTTGTCCTGGGTCTCGGATGCTGCCAATAGCACAGCCTGCAGCCATGACTTTCACGGCAATGGAGATACTGGACTACGAAACATCAAGGAGGAGTATGATGACGATGAAGAAGAGGACTCGCTTATTGAGTTTCGCAGTGAGTCGCGCTCGGCAGCATTGCGAGCAGGTGTTCAGcaggacgatgatgacgatgaggacgacgatgatgatgatgatgagagtAAGAGGGAAGGACCACTACATCGCAGCTCCGTGTCTATTGATATCCACTCTGCGTCGTTCGATTTGAAGAACATCAACTACTCGCAGCATCCGCTGGTTTCGAACTCTTTTCAAATCGAATCCGTACGCTCCAAGGGCAATGTCAGTGACGATGCCGGGGACTCCGATAGGCTGCGAAAGAAACCACTCactctggccctggcccagAATCACAATAACAATCCTCATCAGCCAAATGGCAGCCATGGCACACCTCCGAGTGCCACCATGCAGAATGGAGTGGTGGCCAAGCCCAGTAAGGTTTATCTCTACATCCAGATGCAACTTTGCCGTAAGGAAAGCCTTCGCGACTGGCTGCGTGAGAATCGGACCGAGGCTCGGGCCTCGCACATTGCCGACATCTTCCATCAGATCGTTGATGCCGTGGACTATGTGCACCTGAAGGGTCTCATTCATCGTGATCTGAAGCCAAGCAATATATTCTTTTCGCAGGATGGCAAAATTAAAATTGGTGACTTTGGCCTGGTCACCGACATGGCGGACATACCCAATCTGGTAGCCAAGTGTGGCGATCAGAGTGGCCTTCCTTCGTGTGCTCGGCACACGCAGCAGGTGGGAACCCACCTGTACATGTCGCCTGAGCAGCTGCTGGGCCGCCACTACGACTACCGAGTGGATATCTATTCTCTCGGCTTGATCTTCTTCGAGCTTCACGTGTACTTCTGCACTGAAATGGAGCGGATCAAGACAATGCGGGCCCTGCGAGAGGGCCAGTACCCGAAAGACTTTGCCAACAATTACCCCGGACAGTATGAGCTGCTACAGCAAATGCTGTCTGCCGATCCCGAACAGCGGCCACAGACGAAGCAGCTGAAGAATCAGCTGCATGATATTCTGAAATTGCCCGTCCACCTGGCAGACGGACGCAGCGAGCAGGCGGCTCTGGCTGAGGCAGCCCGTCGCTTGAGTCGCAGCCGCACCTTCAGCAGCTCCAGCgatcatcagcagcatcagaagcATTAG
- the PEK gene encoding eukaryotic translation initiation factor 2-alpha kinase isoform X1 has product MGIQDGLNGIFTQRRRNLILQLTMITSIVAAMVPAAAAAGSGTDSELQQASSNTPPAITHCVERDDRRIGRRLLYITTLDGRLSALDIAKSGKLRWSVPTGPGPLISSSIHRLELTNNGQFVRMIPSLSGGIYKFDGDSIDPIPITAEHLLSSSAKFSDDLVISGGKETRTYGVSARTGQLLYECSINGCVNVTAEGRAINDTIEDVKEEPLPDDAADDDDHIRDEAGYIVAHDPLLDDVIVVRRQTQTVRAVESRTGIERWNFSVGQHELDMVRASECHMQPRDELELAVLDVDIKVVVPEGIICAFSKSNPHDMLWKYKFDHPIVSAWNTNADDELKAIDLFSSAQWLWDQDEDELLNNRPTSAPSIYLGMYDKQLYIQESIRLRQEIMDQTQVYQQLTGDTSLMPKIPWKPIAASSHSLVIFQANQIDPEVIGEEPPTQGNELVPYDDQNFAVAAQSVLNASEFVNGNGYYFFTGSTELEGPSECGTNETPTGLPAIEAPPSSGSNKTGGVDATGNHSINDDLGFSLDDIDAPVKVVILSLWFWWKEIVVIAFTSAVILNIFMGQRNQRVEREYLVIERHVPVQTAIEATEASTQALLGPVVPMSHYHQQHQRPGNRFSFPGSGNTQRSLSESTTHSGEHYTSRFQTDFDLMTCLGRGGFGVVFEAKNKLDENHYAVKRITLPNKESSRQRVLREARTLASCEHHNIVRYFHSWTETPPIGWQEEEDRKLLAHELSTSIQIETPDESTFPSLADQFQEKRQQQLLSWVSDAANSTACSHDFHGNGDTGLRNIKEEYDDDEEEDSLIEFRSESRSAALRAGVQQDDDDDEDDDDDDDESKREGPLHRSSVSIDIHSASFDLKNINYSQHPLVSNSFQIESVRSKGNVSDDAGDSDRLRKKPLTLALAQNHNNNPHQPNGSHGTPPSATMQNGVVAKPSKVYLYIQMQLCRKESLRDWLRENRTEARASHIADIFHQIVDAVDYVHLKGLIHRDLKPSNIFFSQDGKIKIGDFGLVTDMADIPNLVAKCGDQSGLPSCARHTQQVGTHLYMSPEQLLGRHYDYRVDIYSLGLIFFELHVYFCTEMERIKTMRALREGQYPKDFANNYPGQYELLQQMLSADPEQRPQTKQLKNQLHDILKLPVHLADGRSEQAALAEAARRLSRSRTFSSSSDHQQHQKH; this is encoded by the exons atGGGCATACAGGATGGACTGAATGGCATCTTCACGCAACGTCGACGCAACCTGATCCTCCAGCTGACCATGATCACCTCGATTGTGGCGGCAATGGtaccagcggcagcggcagcaggatcAGGAACAGATTCGGAACTCCAGCAGGCGAGCTCCAATACCCCGCCGGCCATTACACACTGTGTGGAGCGGGACGACCGTCGGATCGGACGTCG ACTCCTCTACATAACAACTCTAGATGGACGACTGAGCGCTTTGGATATAGCCAAGTCTGGTAAGCTGCGCTGGAGTGTGCCCACTGGACCTGGACCACTGATCTCATCGAGCATCCATCGCTTGGAACTGACGAACAATGGGCAATTCGTCCGCATGATTCCCTCGCTCAGTGGTGGGATATACAAATTCGATGGCGACTCCATAGATCCCATACCCATTACAGCGGAACATTTGCTTAGTTCCAGTGCCAAGTTTAGCGACGATCTGGTCATATCTGGTGGCAAGGAGACCCGCACATATGGCGTCTCTGCCCGTACCGGTCAGCTGCTCTACGAATGCTCTATAAATGGCTGTGTTAATGTCACGGCTGAGGGACGTGCCATTAACGACACTATCGAGGACGTCAAAGAGGAGCCGTTGCCCGACGATgcagctgatgatgatgaccaCATTAGAGATGAGGCTGGCTATATTGTGGCCCATGATCCGCTGCTGGACGATGTTATTGTGGTGCGCCGCCAAACGCAGACTGTTCGTGCCGTGGAATCCCGCACGGGCATAGAACGCTGGAATTTTAGCGTCGGTCAGCACGAACTGGATATGGTGCGGGCCTCAGAGTGTCATATGCAGCCCCGcgacgagctggagctggccgtGCTAGATGTGGATATCAAAGTGGTGGTGCCGGAGGGCATCATCTGCGCTTTCAGCAAAAGCAATCCCCACGACATGCTCTGGAAGTATAAG TTCGATCATCCCATTGTGAGTGCTTGGAATACCAATGCCGACGACGAACTGAAGGCCATTGATTTGTTCAGCTCGGCCCAGTGGTTGTGGGACCAGGATGAGGACGAGCTACTCAACAACAGACCAACAAGCGCGCCCTCCATATATCTGGGGATGTATGACAAGCAGCTGTACATACAGGAGTCGATCCGGCTACGCCAGGAGATAATGGACCAGACGCAGGTCTACCAGCAGCTGACAGGAGATACCAGTCTCATGCCCAAGATACCCTGGAAGCCCATAGCAGCCAGTAGCCATTCCCTGGTGATCTTCCAGGCGAACCAGATAGATCCCGAGGTAATTGGCGAAGAGCCGCCCACCCAGGGAAACGAACTAGTGCCATATGATGATCAGaattttgctgtggctgcccAGTCCGTGCTGAATGCATCGGAGTTTGTGAATGGCAACGGATATTACTTCTTCACTGGATCCACTGAACTGGAGGGACCCTCGGAGTGTGGCACGAACGAAACACCCACTGGACTGCCCGCCATTGAGGCGCCACCCTCTTCCGGCAGCAACAAAACTGGGGGAGTCGATGCCACCGGAAATCACAGCATCAATGATGATCTGGGCTTCAGCTTAGACGATATCGATGCTCCGGTGAAGGTTGTCATCCTGTCGCTGTGGTTCTGGTGGAAGGAGATTGTGGTTATTGCTTTCACCTCGGCGGTTATCCTGAACATCTTCATGGGACAACGGAATCAGCGTGTGGAACGCGAGTATTTGGTGATTGAACGGCATGTGCCGGTACAGACAGCCATCGAGGCGACTGAGGCATCCACTCAGGCGCTTCTCGGACCCGTTGTGCCAATGTCACATtatcatcagcagcaccagcgtCCTGGCAACCGTTTTAGCTTTCCGGGCAGTGGAAATACACAGCGTTCGCTATCCGAGTCCACAACACACTCGGGTGAGCATTACACCTCACGTTTCCAGACCGATTTTGATCTGATGACATGCCTGGGTCGCGGCGGGTTCGGTGTGGTATTCGAGGCCAAGAATAAGCTGGATGAGAATCACTATGCCGTCAAGCGGATAACGCTGCCAAATAAGGAGTCATCCCGGCAGCGGGTGTTGCGTGAGGCACGCACTCTGGCCAGCTGTGAGCACCATAATATTGTGCGTTACTTTCAT TCCTGGACCGAAACCCCACCCATTGgttggcaggaggaggaagatCGTAAGCTGCTGGCCCATGAGCTCTCAACTTCCATACAAATCGAAACGCCCGACGAGAGCACATTCCCCTCACTGGCCGATCAGTTTCAGgagaagcggcagcaacagcttTTGTCCTGGGTCTCGGATGCTGCCAATAGCACAGCCTGCAGCCATGACTTTCACGGCAATGGAGATACTGGACTACGAAACATCAAGGAGGAGTATGATGACGATGAAGAAGAGGACTCGCTTATTGAGTTTCGCAGTGAGTCGCGCTCGGCAGCATTGCGAGCAGGTGTTCAGcaggacgatgatgacgatgaggacgacgatgatgatgatgatgagagtAAGAGGGAAGGACCACTACATCGCAGCTCCGTGTCTATTGATATCCACTCTGCGTCGTTCGATTTGAAGAACATCAACTACTCGCAGCATCCGCTGGTTTCGAACTCTTTTCAAATCGAATCCGTACGCTCCAAGGGCAATGTCAGTGACGATGCCGGGGACTCCGATAGGCTGCGAAAGAAACCACTCactctggccctggcccagAATCACAATAACAATCCTCATCAGCCAAATGGCAGCCATGGCACACCTCCGAGTGCCACCATGCAGAATGGAGTGGTGGCCAAGCCCAGTAAGGTTTATCTCTACATCCAGATGCAACTTTGCCGTAAGGAAAGCCTTCGCGACTGGCTGCGTGAGAATCGGACCGAGGCTCGGGCCTCGCACATTGCCGACATCTTCCATCAGATCGTTGATGCCGTGGACTATGTGCACCTGAAGGGTCTCATTCATCGTGATCTGAAGCCAAGCAATATATTCTTTTCGCAGGATGGCAAAATTAAAATTGGTGACTTTGGCCTGGTCACCGACATGGCGGACATACCCAATCTGGTAGCCAAGTGTGGCGATCAGAGTGGCCTTCCTTCGTGTGCTCGGCACACGCAGCAGGTGGGAACCCACCTGTACATGTCGCCTGAGCAGCTGCTGGGCCGCCACTACGACTACCGAGTGGATATCTATTCTCTCGGCTTGATCTTCTTCGAGCTTCACGTGTACTTCTGCACTGAAATGGAGCGGATCAAGACAATGCGGGCCCTGCGAGAGGGCCAGTACCCGAAAGACTTTGCCAACAATTACCCCGGACAGTATGAGCTGCTACAGCAAATGCTGTCTGCCGATCCCGAACAGCGGCCACAGACGAAGCAGCTGAAGAATCAGCTGCATGATATTCTGAAATTGCCCGTCCACCTGGCAGACGGACGCAGCGAGCAGGCGGCTCTGGCTGAGGCAGCCCGTCGCTTGAGTCGCAGCCGCACCTTCAGCAGCTCCAGCgatcatcagcagcatcagaagcATTAG